In Apium graveolens cultivar Ventura chromosome 10, ASM990537v1, whole genome shotgun sequence, the following are encoded in one genomic region:
- the LOC141689873 gene encoding uncharacterized protein LOC141689873 isoform X3: protein MVIVLKKLTNGAILSPSEAAEEFRGGVLRCFRALLLSLHMCSKKSCSCKQITGWPALSKSTELQSPISRDTKYDSEQECLLAFLQSQTASPAVGHWLSLLLKAADTEAGRGQLGSAQLRTEAFFTLRILVAKVGTADALSFFVPGVVSQFGKVLHVAKRMISGAAGSAESLDQAIRGLAEFLMIVLEDNADLCSLDETGNGNAGVHSSKEKSPQSILEELRHLPVSFIGQSQIVVKDLKHVVVDGSVPDLEHKNEGTKSQENVQGTLHVDRTKDWILKTSAHVDKLLSATFPNLCVHPAQKVRKALLAAIEGLLSRCYYTLKESRLVFLECLFVLVCDDFEEVSEAAQVFLGGQFSSRGKHDIKHDVAQIFSRLTKKLPNVVLGSEEAVAISHAQKLLVLIYFSGPRLVKDHFLQSPVTAAQFLDSFALCLGQNSAFAGSLQNLMLARPSSTGYLHSIAEMKAVNSFSIDDNSIKQAFSSKEPRFLGAQNNKPVDTWENVHSEVELPRVPPWFVHVGSHKLYQTLARILRLVGLSLLADSRSEASLSVVADIPLGYIRKLVSEIRTKSYSKESWKSWYHRTGSGRLVRQASVAACILNEMIYGLSDQAINSFSKMFNMPSIRWEEVDGSVMVDDYYMQRGGVGHTGPDETVWRFCQKDGRSHLIDCVGSVLHEYLCSEIWDLPSAKQDFVELSDIEDGDITLHFFRDNAMMHQVVIDGIGIFNMCLGGDFTSCGFLHSSLYVLLENLICSDFQTRSASDAVLHVIAATSGYPTVGHLVVDNSDYIIDFVCQQLRHLDLNPNVPSVLAAMLSYIGAAHNILPLLEEPMRSVSLELEILGRHQHPELTIPFLKAVAEIVKASKREAVTLCSQAESYLEIVKSKKCTMENEIKCGLECSVLHDHNNIGATPVDCGKQSGDFVNNVDAYMEEVESMLLTLNDFRRYRRTVGSIVGSCVTAVTPLLISAMQVASLVAFDIIEDGILALAKVEVAYKDEKQTMGVIEEIVDLYSRYDLKDALDADENVADENRLLPAMNKIWPFLVSCFKSGNQLAVRKCSAVISSSVQVCGGDFFSRRFYTDGGHFWKLLNTSPFKKKPFSKQDKAPLQLPYRSTLMASEGSMAEVSDMKVQVAVLNMIGDISRNKRSASALDAVLKKVSGIVVGIACSGVTGLRDASINALAGLASIDPDLVWLLLADVYYSAKKSTPSQPSADFPKIHQILPPPPSTKSYLYVQYGGQSYGFDIDFYSVEIVFKKLRSQVFISQFHI from the exons ATGGTTATTGTTTTGAAGAAATTGACTAATGGGGCAATACTTTCTCCGTCTGAGGCTGCAGAAGAATTTCGTGGAGGGGTATTAAGGTGTTTCAGGGCTCTGCTTCTCAGTTTGCATATGTGCTCTAAGAAGTCTTGCTCATGTAAACAAATTACTGGCTGGCCTGCACTCTCAAAAAGCACTGAATTACAATCACCCATTAGTCGAGACACAAAGTATGATTCTGAACAAGAATGTTTACTTGCATTTCTTCAATCTCAAACTGCTTCACCTGCTGTTGGGCATTGGCTTTCGCTTCTTCTAAAG GCCGCAGATACCGAAGCAGGGCGTGGGCAGCTAGGTAGTGCACAGCTTCGGACAGAAGCCTTTTTCACTCTGCGTATACTTGTTGCTAAG GTCGGTACTGCAGATGCCTTATCATTCTTTGTGCCAGGGGTAGTAAGTCAGTTTGGCAAAGTTTTGCATGTAGCGAAAAGGATGATAAGTGGAGCTGCTGGAAGTGCAGAAAGCCTAGATCAAGCAATTCGAGGTTTGGCTGAGTTCCTTATGATAGTTCTTGAGGATAATGCTGATTTATGTAGCCTTGATGAAACTGGAAATGGCAATGCTGGCGTCCACTCAAGTAAGGAGAAATCTCCGCAGTCGATTCTAGAGGAACTCCGTCATTTGCCCGTTAGTTTTATTGGTCAGAGTCAAATTGTAGTGAAAGACTTGAAACATGTAGTTGTGGACGGGAGTGTTCCCGATTTAGAACACAAGAATGAGGGAACTAAAAGCCAAGAAAATGTGCAAGGAACTCTGCATGTTGATCGTACAAAAGATTGGATATTGAAAACTTCAGCTCATGTGGATAAACTATTGTCTGCAACTTTCCCGAAT CTCTGCGTCCATCCAGCTCAAAAGGTGAGGAAGGCACTTTTGGCTGCGATAGAAGGGCTTTTATCAAGGTGCTATTATACATTGAAGGAGAGCAGATTAGTTTTTCTG GAGTGCTTATTTGTATTAGTTTGTGATGACTTCGAAGAGGTGTCTGAAGCTGCACAAGTGTTTCTTGGAGGTCAATTCTCGTCAAGGGGAAAACATGACATTAAGCATGACGTTGCTCAAATCTTTAGCAG GCTTACCAAGAAGCTTCCAAATGTGGTGCTTGGAAGTGAGGAGGCAGTTGCAATATCACATGCTCAAAAGTTGCTAGTTTTAATTTACTTTTCTGGTCCTCGGCTTGTGAAGGACCACTTCCTCCAGTCACCT GTCACAGCTGCCCAATTCTTAGATTCATTTGCCCTGTGTTTGGGTCAAAATTCGGCATTTGCTGGTTCACTTCAGAATCTAATGTTAGCAAGGCCGTCCTCAACTGGTTACCTGCACTCAATAGCCGAGATGAAAGCTGTCAATTCCTTCAGCATCGATGACAACTCTATTAAGCAGGCCTTTTCATCCAAAGAGCCAAGGTTCCTGGGCGCTCAAAACAACAAGCCTGTAGATACATGGGAAAATGTTCACAGTGAAGTAGAGCTTCCACGAGTGCCACCTTGGTTTGTCCATGTGGGCAGTCACAAGCTTTATCAGACCCTTGCAAGAATTTTAAGACTTGTAGGTTTATCTTTACTTGCAG ACTCCCGAAGTGAAGCATCACTGTCAGTTGTTGCTGATATTCCACTAGGCTACATACGAAAATTGGTTTCTGAGATTCGAACAAAGAGTTACAGTAAGGAAAGTTGGAAATCTTGGTACCATAGAACTGGTTCTGGACGTTTAGTGCGACAGGCTAGTGTTGCTGCATGCATTCTTAATGAGATGATATATGGTCTGTCAGATCAAGCAATTAATTCATTTAGTAAGATGTTTAACATGCCCAGTATAAGATGGGAAGAAGTAGATGGGAGTGTGATGGTAGATGATTATTATATGCAACGGGGTGGAGTCGGGCATACTGGGCCAGATGAAACTGTTTGGAGGTTTTGTCAAAAGGATGGAAGGAGTCATTTGATTGATTGTGTTGGTAGTGTATTACATGAATATTTATGCAGCGAAATCTGGGATCTTCCGAGTGCAAAGCAGGATTTTGTTGAACTATCTGATATTGAAGATGGGGATATTACCTTGCATTTTTTTCGTGACAATGCTATGATGCAC CAGGTTGTTATAGATGGGATAGGAATATTTAATATGTGCCTGGGCGGGGATTTCACATCATGTGGATTTCTTCATTCTTCACTCTATGTGTTGCTTGAGAATCTAATTTGTTCTGACTTCCAAACTAGAAGTGCATCTGATGCGGTTTTACATGTTATTGCAGCTACATCTGGCTATCCAACG GTTGGGCACTTGGTGGTAGATAATTCAGACTATATAATTGACTTTGTTTGTCAACAATTGCGCCATTTAGATTTGAACCCTAATGTGCCAAGTGTGCTTGCTGCTATGCTTTCCTACATCGGAGCAGCACATAATATATTGCCATTACTGGAGGAGCCG ATGAGGTCTGTTTCACTGGAGCTCGAGATTCTTGGCAGGCATCAACATCCTGAATTAACTATTCCTTTCCTAAAG GCAGTTGCAGAAATTGTGAAGGCATCAAAGCGGGAGGCTGTCACGTTGTGTTCTCAGGCAGAGTCGTATTTAGAGATTGTCAAATCTAAAAAGTGTACTATGGAAAATGAGATAAAATGTGGTTTAGAGTGTTCAGTGTTGCACGATCACAATAACATTGGAGCTACTCCTGTGGATTGTG GAAAACAGAGCGGTGACTTCGTCAATAATGTAGATGCCTACATGGAAGAGGTGGAGTCGATGTTGCTCACATTGAATGATTTTAGAAGGTATAGACGTACAGTTGGCTCGATAGTTGGTTCATGTGTGACGGCTGTGACACCTCTTCTTATTTCTGCAATGCAAGTGGCTAGCCTAGTTGCCTTTGATATCATTGAG GATGGCATTCTGGCTCTTGCAAAAGTGGAGGTGGCCTATAAAGATGAGAAGCAGACTATGGGGGTAATTGAAGAAATCGTAGATTTGTATTCGCGATACGATCTTAAAGATGCGCTGGATGCAGACGAGAATGTAGCAGATGAGAACAGGTTGCTTCCTGCAATGAATAAGATATGGCCTTTCCTGGTTTCATGTTTCAAAAGTGGGAACCAGTTG GCTGTTCGCAAATGTTCGGCTGTAATAAGCAGTTCAGTACAAGTTTGCGGGGGAGATTTCTTTTCACGCCGCTTCTATACTGATGGGGGGCACTTCTGGAAGCTTCTAAACACATCACCATTTAAGAAGAAACCTTTCTCAAAACAAGATAAAGCACCCCTACAACTTCCTTACCGAAGTACTCTTATGGCATCCGAGGGTTCAATGGCCGAGGTGTCTGATATGAAAGTTCAGGTGGCAGTTCTCAATATGATTGGTGATATATCCCGGAACAAAAGGAGTGCTTCAGCACTGGATGCAGTCCTCAAAAAGGTGAGTGGTATTGTTGTAGGGATTGCATGCAGCGGTGTCACTGGGCTTCGTGATGCATCTATAAATGCCCTAGCTGGCCTTGCCAGTATTGACCCCGATCTGGTTTGGCTTCTTTTAGCCGATGTTTACTACTCAGCCAAGAAAAGCACACCATCACAGCCCTCTGCAGATTTTCCAAAAATCCATCAAATTTTGCCCCCACCGCCATCTACCAAAAGCTACCTTTATGTACAGTACGGAGGCCAGAGTTATGGTTTTGACATAGATTTCTATTCAGTAGAAATTGTTTTCAAAAAATTACGTTCACAGGTTTTCATTTCCCAGTTCCACATTTAG